The Fusarium oxysporum Fo47 chromosome II, complete sequence genome includes a region encoding these proteins:
- a CDS encoding uncharacterized protein (expressed protein) yields the protein MSSCSELEFSSPSTTSFIYTLQLHYNSTFTYNNSTLSTQLNSTSIFTQNSYLTQLNSTTFTMAAFTLTFAPTTRSFGRSGYNKDGDDSDSKPTNNRGRSGYNEPEEGDSGRSGYNGPEDDDSSKGNKGRSGYNGPSDNDEE from the coding sequence ATGTCCTCCTGCTCTGAATTAGaattctcatcaccatcaacaaccagTTTCATCTACACTCTACAACTACACTACAACTCAACATTTACATACAACAACTCAACTCtttcaactcaactcaactcaacttcCATCTTCACCCAAAATTCATACTtaactcaactcaactctaCAACATTTACAATGGCTGCTTTCACTCTCACATTTGCTCCCACCACTCGATCCTTCGGCCGATCTGGCTACAACAAGGACGGTGACGACTCTGACTCCAAGCCCACAAACAACCGTGGTCGATCTGGCTACAACGAGCCTGAGGAAGGAGACTCTGGTCGCTCTGGCTATAACGGCCCTGAAGACGATGATTCCTCCAAGGGCAACAAGGGTCGCTCTGGCTACAATGGTCCCAGCGACAATGACGAGGAGTAA
- a CDS encoding GTP-binding protein TrmE N-terminus-domain-containing protein encodes MESTSGFSLVYVSNQENSANTQLSLPNTASIVFALRKPEQIKIRTSLNISLSLISPMLRRSLLRRLNCKANRSRVFLSPFYISKCNDQLFTQPLRYSIASVSKPYSHQSWHTQNPEFVSGLPIIDDTIYALSTAQGRAGIAVIRISGPSCLEIYEALCPSKPLPKPRYAKVRSLYDPQHANNEQIVLDSEALVLYFPSPKTVTGDDVLELHVHGGSATVKAVLAAIPKCSATHRIRYAEPGEFTKRAFFNDRLDLAQIESLSDTLAAETEQQRRAAVRGNSGVLGRQYETWREQLLLARGEIEALIDFSEDQHFDESQAELLQNVTAQVARMLHSIELHEQGSQRSELLRNGIRIALLGPPNVGKSSLMNLIVGREASIVSGEAGTTRDIVEASLDIRGYLCSFADTAGFRSKGSQVINGADSGAIGAVEEEGIRRAKQRALDSDLVIVLASVEDGQNGPFVQYDQETLDLAAGAEDCVVVVNKQDAVGKEEFEKLVQDFRKIVRIRAPKLAAAEFVSVSCKEAQAGTWESKDPGGIQAVITKLVASFEKMTSMPVDLQDLLGVTERQRQLLIKCRRHLEDFMMEAAPEEGLDADAVLAAEYLRYAANCLARITGRDEFGDVEDVLGVIFEK; translated from the exons ATGGAATCAACCTCAGGTTTCTCTCTTGTTTATGTCTCCAACCAGGAAAACTCAGCCAATACTCAATTGTCACTCCCGAATACAGCGTCTATCGTCTTCGCTCTAAGAAAACCAGAGCAAATAAAAATTAGAACAAGTTTGAACATCTCACTGTCACTCATTTCGCCGATGCTGAGACGCAGTCTCCTAAGGAGACTCAATTGCAAAGCGAATCGCTCTCGAGTCTTCTTATCCCCATTCTATATTAGCAAGTGCAACGACCAACTCTTTACACAACCTTTGCGGTATTCTATTGCCTCGGTATCAAAGCCATATTCACATCAGTCGTGGCATACTCAAAACCCTGAATTTGTATCCGGACTACCAATCATAGACGACACCATCTATGCTCTATCAACGGCGCAGGGTCGGGCCGGTATTGCGGTAATTCGCATTTCTGGCCCATCATGTCTTGAG ATTTATGAGGCACTTTGCCCATCAAAACCATTACCAAAACCGAGATATGCAAAAGTACGGTCCCTATATGACCCGCAGCATGCCAATAATGAGCAGATAGTGCTGGACTCAgaagctcttgttctttACTTTCCTAGCCCAAAGACTGTAACTGGTGACGATGTCTTGGAGTTGCACGTTCATGGAGGATCAGCCACTGTAAAAGCTGTGTTAGCAGCCATTCCGAAATGTTCCGCTACACATCGTATTCGATACGCAGAGCCTGGCGAGTTTACGAAGCGCGCCTTTTTCAACGACCGCCTGGATCTTGCTCAAATTGAATCCCTGAGCGACACCCTGGCAGCTGAAACGGAACAGCAACGTCGTGCAGCTGTGCGAGGCAATTCAGGTGTTCTTGGACGACAATACGAGACATGGAGAGAGCAACTCTTGTTGGCTCGTGGTGAGATCGAAGCATTGATCGACTTTTCCGAAGACCAGCACTTTGACGAGTCCCAGGCTGAATTGTTACAGAATGTGACTGCGCAGGTTGCTAGGATGCTACACAGCATTGAGCTGCATGAGCAGGGAAGTCAAAGGAGCGAGCTTTTGAGGAATGGAATTCGTATAGCGCTGTTAGGGCCACCCAATGTTGGTAAGAGCTCGCTTATGAACCTGATCGTTGGGCGCGAGGCATCTATTGTGTCCGGCGAAGCAGGCACAACTCGAGATATCGTCGAGGCGAGCTTAGACATTCGCGGCTATTTATGTTCATTTGCAGATACGGCAGGATTTCGATCCAAAGGTTCCCAGGTGATCAACGGGGCTGATAGTGGCGCAATTGGGGccgtggaagaagaaggtatACGGCGAGCAAAGCAACGAGCTCTGGACTCTGACCTCGTTATAGTCCTAGCATCCGTGGAGGATGGTCAGAATGGACCATTTGTGCAATACGACCAAGAAACGCTCGATCTCGCTGCAGGGGCGGAGGActgtgttgttgttgtcaatAAACAAGATGCAGTTGGTAAAGAGGAATTTGAGAAGCTGGTTCAAGATTTCAGAAAAATCGTTCGAATTCGAGCCCCCAAGCTAGCGGCGGCGGAGTTCGTGTCCGTATCGTGTAAGGAGGCTCAGGCAGGGACATGGGAAAGCAAGGATCCTGGCGGTATCCAGGCTGTGATCACCAAGCTCGTGGCATCCTTTGAGAAGATGACATCCATGCCTGTCGATCTTCAGGACCTGCTAGGCGTTACAGAGCGTCAGCGCCAGCTCCTTATCAAGTGTCGTCGACACTTGGAGGACTTCATGATGGAGGCTGCCCCTGAAGAGGGCTTGGATGCTGATGCCGTCCTCGCGGCCGAGTATCTAAGGTATGCTGCGAATTGCCTTGCACGGATCACAGGGCGGGATGAgtttggagatgttgaggatgtaCTGGGTGTTATCTTTGAAAAGTAA
- a CDS encoding pyridoxal phosphate-dependent transferase: MPSRSEITYFGAGPALLPTDVLEKAAQALIDYEHTGLGIAEHSHRSELATNIINEAKADLASYIDIPEDYEVLFMQGGGSGEFSATMYNLVGAWVTKKKAQIVANLKAPEDDPRVEQELRNAVEKELKTDYIVTGGWSQKASEEAKRLLGPEHVNIVADARQINNGKYGKIPEESTWNLSKEAALVYYCDNETVDGVEFPAFPQSLTPGPDGEGPIVVADMSSNILSRRIPVRNFSVIFFGAQKNLGCTGVTVVIIKKSLLPPKTPQPPPALLRRLGLPIPPIIFSYETIAKNNSLYNTLSIFDVYIAGQVLKKSLSTYNKVEGQEAVSAKKAELIYGALDAHPDVYRVVPDKSVRSRMNICFRVTKNGDTDGTEKAFLKEATAQGLTGLKGHRSVGGIRASSYNSISLEGAEKLAKFIETFATS; the protein is encoded by the exons GTATTGCTGAGCACAGCCATCGTTCAGAGCTGGCTacaaacatcatcaacgagGCTAAGGCTGATCTTGCCTCTTACATTGACATTCCCGAGGACTATGAGGTTCTTTTCATGCAGGGTGGTGGAAGTGGAGAGTTCTCCGCTACCATGTACAACCTTGTCGGTGCATGGGtgacaaagaagaaggcccagaTTGTTGCCAACCTCAAGGCTCCGGAGGATGACCCTCGTGTGGAGCAGGAGCTCAGAAATGCAGTCgagaaggagctcaagacTGACTACATTGTTACTGGTGGCTGGTCTCAGAAGGCTTCTGAAGAAGCCAAACGACTGCTTGGTCCTGAGCATGTCAACATTGTCGCTGACGCCCGCCAGATTAACAATGGCAAGTATGGCAAGATTCCTGAGGAGAGCACCTGGAACCTCTCCAAGGAAGCTGCTTTGGTGTATTATTGCGATAACGAGACCGTCGATGGTGTAGAATTTCCTGCTTTCCCTCAGTCCCTGACCCCTGGACCTGACGGCGAGGGCCCTATTGTTGTGGCCGATATGTCCTCCAACATCCTGTCGAGGAGAATCCCTGTCCGAAACTTCTCagtcatcttcttcggcgcCCAGAAGAACCTCGGCTGCACTGGTGTCACCGTTGTGATTATCAAGAAGagccttcttcctcccaagacacctcaacctcctcccGCACTTCTTCGACGACTTGGACTTCCTATCCCTCCTATCATCTTCTCTTACGAGACTatcgccaagaacaacagTCTCTACAACACCCTTAGCATCTTCGA TGTCTATATCGCTGGCCAAGTTCTCAAGAAGTCACTCAGCACCTATAACAAGGTTGAGGGACAGGAGGCCGTGTccgccaagaaggccgagcTTATCTATGGTGCTCTTGACGCCCACCCCGATGTGTACAGAGTTGTCCCTGACAAGTCGGTTCGTTCAAGGATGAACATCTGCTTCCGCGTTACCAAGAATGGCGACACTGATGGCACAGAGAAGGCTTTCCTTAAGGAGGCCACTGCACAGGGTCTCACCGGCCTCAAGGGTCACCGAAGCGTGGGTGGTATTCGTGCCAGCAGCTACAATTCCATTTCCTTGGAGGGCGCCGAAAAACTTGCCAAGTTCATTGAGACGTTTGCTACCTCTTAG